The following coding sequences are from one Gossypium hirsutum isolate 1008001.06 chromosome A12, Gossypium_hirsutum_v2.1, whole genome shotgun sequence window:
- the LOC121211218 gene encoding dehydration-responsive element-binding protein 1D isoform X1, protein MDFVVQDYDMVDSGSVSESGTDRPVNFSDEYVMLASSYPKRRAGRKKFRETRHPVYRGVRRRNPGKWVSEVREPNKKSRIWLGTFPTADMAARAHDVAAIALRGKSACLNFADSAWNLPVPASSDPKDIQKTAAEVAETFRTAECSCGNSRNDSKRSENTEMEKGFYLDEEALFGTQRFWANMAAGMMMSPPRSGHDGGWEEHEVDDYVPLWSYSI, encoded by the coding sequence atggattttGTAGTTCAAGATTATGATATGGTTGATTCTGGGTCGGTTTCTGAAAGTGGAACTGATCGTCCGGTGAATTTTTCCGATGAATATGTGATGTTAGCTTCGAGTTATCCAAAGAGGCGAGCTGGGAGGAAGAAGTTCCGGGAGACTCGACACCCGGTGTACCGTGGAGTTCGCCGGAGGAATCCCGGGAAGTGGGTTTCTGAAGTGAGGGAGCCTAATAAGAAGTCGAGGATTTGGCTTGGAACTTTCCCGACGGCGGATATGGCGGCGCGTGCTCACGACGTGGCAGCTATAGCACTGAGAGGGAAGTCAGCTTGTTTGAACTTCGCTGACTCAGCTTGGAATCTTCCGGTCCCGGCTTCTTCCGACCCAAAGGATATTCAAAAGACGGCGGCGGAGGTGGCGGAGACTTTCAGAACGGCTGAGTGTTCGTGCGGGAATTCTAGAAACGATTCAAAGAGAAGTGAAAACACGGAGATGGAGAAAGGGTTTTATTTGGACGAAGAAGCGTTGTTTGGGACACAAAGATTTTGGGCAAATATGGCTGCCGGTATGATGATGTCACCTCCTCGTTCCGGTCATGACGGAGGATGGGAAGAACATGAAGTAGATGATTATGTACCTTTATGGAGTTATTctatttaa
- the LOC121211218 gene encoding dehydration-responsive element-binding protein 1D isoform X2 has translation MVDSGSVSESGTDRPVNFSDEYVMLASSYPKRRAGRKKFRETRHPVYRGVRRRNPGKWVSEVREPNKKSRIWLGTFPTADMAARAHDVAAIALRGKSACLNFADSAWNLPVPASSDPKDIQKTAAEVAETFRTAECSCGNSRNDSKRSENTEMEKGFYLDEEALFGTQRFWANMAAGMMMSPPRSGHDGGWEEHEVDDYVPLWSYSI, from the coding sequence ATGGTTGATTCTGGGTCGGTTTCTGAAAGTGGAACTGATCGTCCGGTGAATTTTTCCGATGAATATGTGATGTTAGCTTCGAGTTATCCAAAGAGGCGAGCTGGGAGGAAGAAGTTCCGGGAGACTCGACACCCGGTGTACCGTGGAGTTCGCCGGAGGAATCCCGGGAAGTGGGTTTCTGAAGTGAGGGAGCCTAATAAGAAGTCGAGGATTTGGCTTGGAACTTTCCCGACGGCGGATATGGCGGCGCGTGCTCACGACGTGGCAGCTATAGCACTGAGAGGGAAGTCAGCTTGTTTGAACTTCGCTGACTCAGCTTGGAATCTTCCGGTCCCGGCTTCTTCCGACCCAAAGGATATTCAAAAGACGGCGGCGGAGGTGGCGGAGACTTTCAGAACGGCTGAGTGTTCGTGCGGGAATTCTAGAAACGATTCAAAGAGAAGTGAAAACACGGAGATGGAGAAAGGGTTTTATTTGGACGAAGAAGCGTTGTTTGGGACACAAAGATTTTGGGCAAATATGGCTGCCGGTATGATGATGTCACCTCCTCGTTCCGGTCATGACGGAGGATGGGAAGAACATGAAGTAGATGATTATGTACCTTTATGGAGTTATTctatttaa
- the LOC107947277 gene encoding post-GPI attachment to proteins factor 3 — protein MNQMAPCRLILLIIVLSFLVSSLNASEGDADPIYKACLEECEKSGCVGEKCFQHCKFSSDGKPIDGPWYLQEPLYQKWKQWDCRTDCQYHCMITREEQREKLGNKPIKYHGKWPFQRVYGIQEPVAVAFSALSLAVQFHGWLSFFILLNYKLPLRPDKKTYYEYTCLWHIYAILAMNFWFWSAIFHSRDVELTEKLDYSSAVALVGYGLILAILRVFNLRDEASRVMVAAPLVAFVTTHILYLNFYKLDYGLNMKVCMAMGVAQLLIWGIWAGITSHPSRWKVWLFVVWGSLVVFLEIYDFPPYKGFVDAHALWHAVSIPLTYFCWSFVQDDAEFRTSTLLKKIK, from the exons ATGAATCAAATGGCTCCTTGCCGTTTAATTCTGCTCATTATTGTACTTTCCTTTCTCGTATCGTCACTTAACGCCAGCGAAGGTGATGCTGATCCAATTTACAA GGCTTGTTTGGAAGAGTGTGAGAAGAGTGGATGCGTAGGGGAAAAGTGTTTTCAACACTGTAAATTCTCATCCGATGGGAAACCCATTGATGGTCCATGGTATTTACAAGAACCCCTATATCAAAAATGGAAGCAATGGGATTGTCGTACTGATTGTCAGTACCATTGTATGATTACTAGAGAAGAACAGAGGGAAAAACTGGGGAATAAACCCATCAAATATCATGGAAAATGGCCTTTTCAACGTGTTTATGGGATACAG gaaccAGTTGCTGTAGCTTTCTCTGCACTAAGTCTTGCTGTACAGTTTCATGGTTGGCTCTCCTTTTTTATCCTTCTTAACTATAAGTTGCCTTTGAGGCCTGATAAAAAGACTTATTATGAATATACTTGCTTGTGGCACATCTACGCCATCTTGGCTATGAACTTCTGGTTCTGGAGTGCCATTTTTCACAGTCG AGATGTTGAGTTGACAGAGAAGCTAGATTATTCGTCTGCTGTTGCGTTAGTTGGGTATGGTCTTATTCTAGCGATATTACGAGTGTTCAATTTGAGAGATGAAGCTTCAAGAGTCATGGTTGCTGCTCCGTTGGTTGCGTTTGTAACAACACACATCTTGTATCTGAACTTCTACAAACTTGATTAtg GTCTAAATATGAAAGTTTGTATGGCCATGGGTGTAGCTCAACTTCTCATATGGGGAATTTGGGCCGGCATAACTAGCCATCCATCACGCTGGAAGGTTTGGCTGTTTGTTGTGTGGGGAAGCCTTGTTGTGTTCTTGGAAATATACGACTTTCCACCTTATAAAGGGTTTGTAGATGCACACGCTCTGTGGCATGCTGTCAGTATCCCTCTTACTTACTTCTGCTGGAGCTTTGTCCAGGATGATGCCGAGTTCAGGACCTCAACTCTCCTCAAGAAAATAAAGTGA
- the LOC121203557 gene encoding uncharacterized protein: protein MPASKFLICSAHRFHFLELKNLTKLFHSQHKMGCKFISLEPPILYQIPVRTTPPCFRTKAIAFSSYAPNKGEPVSTKLPLSKTNDVYSVSFKTLGACKLGISRYPDFEYNAQGGTGTGTGSRVADSDELSVSFDVKTLYIPPLTSSTTKFLGFPLPPFLKIHIVPQLLQGNIDQESGKVDLEFLAKFCFSVGSIYEAPPLVVKTVLTSDESKGKMRSGRGERLDEEGNCKLVGVAFVEPIDDVFMNTFLSLPTECLAKLNAVITLSKSS, encoded by the exons ATGCCAGCCTCAAAATTTTTGATATGCTCAGCTCATCGTTTTCACTTTCTAGAACTCAAAAACTTGACCAAGCTTTTCCATTCCCAGCACAAAATGGGATGCAAATTTATCTCCTTAGAACCACCGATCTTATACCAAATCCCTGTAAGAACAACACCACCATGTTTTAGAACTAAAGCTATTGCTTTCTCTTCTTATGCACCAAACAAAGGTGAACCTGTTTCCACCAAGTTGCCACTGTCAAAGACCAATGATGTCTACAGTGTTAGCTTCAAGACATTAGGAGCTTGTAAGCTTGGGATTTCTAGATACCCAGATTTTGAATACAACGCACAAGGTGGTACAGGGACTGGAACCGGTTCTAGGGTTGCTGATAGCGATGAACTTTCGGTTAGTTTCGACGTTAAAACACTGTATATTCCACCATTGACAAGCTCAACAACTAAGTTCCTTGGATTTCCATTGCCACCTTTTTTGAAAATCCACATTGTTCCTCAATTGTTGCAAGGGAATATCGATCAAGAATCCGGCAAG GTTGACTTGGAATTCTTAGCCAAGTTTTGCTTTTCGGTCGGGAGTATTTACGAAGCGCCGCCGTTGGTGGTGAAGACGGTTTTAACGTCAGATGAATCGAAAGGGAAGATGAGAAGTGGAAGAGGTGAGAGATTAGATGAAGAGGGGAATTGCAAATTGGTTGGGGTAGCATTTGTTGAACCTATTGATGATGTCTTCATGAATACTTTCCTTAGTTTACCTACTGAATGCCTTGCCAAGTTGAATGCTGTTATCACCTTGTCCAAATCTTCTTGA
- the LOC107947276 gene encoding calcium-dependent protein kinase 26 produces MAVAKSSSFNETSKQPCNCYKVASLSETILEIGQNANLKDRYILGEQLGWGQFGVIRLCSDKLTREVLACKSISKDRLVTSDDARSVKLEIEIMTRLSGHPNVVDLKAVYEDEDYVHLVMELCAGGELFHRLEKYGRFYEADARVLFRHLMQVVLYCHEIGIVHRDLKPENILLATKASSSPIKLADFGLATYIEPGKCLHGTVGSPFYIAPEVLVGGYNQAADIWSAGVILYILLSGTPPFWGKTKSRIFDAVRAADLQFPSDPWDRISDSAKNLVRGMLNTDPSQRFTALQVLDHLWMKYDESCHEESSEFVYQSHGELEFHSGSFSLSRDQDISFGAGSPIIYDVQSPSLTCRTSFSSSLVEPSTTCFALGVFSFHGGNSETLEFSSAVPSMPSFAFFSPSSIAEQENIARVELFAGDTGLDKLLVLPDSSLSCGPEAREKETKTAEFGRTGGMNGSKLLAFHSKRNRTIGHGEREQLDFIVSESVIRWASCTNLPTATSLRSSLVC; encoded by the exons ATGGCTGTTGCCAAGAGCAGCAGCTTCAATGAAACATCAAAGCAGCCATGTAATTGCTACAAAGTTGCAAGCTTGAGTGAAACGATATTGGAGATTGGCCAAAATGCAAATTTGAAAGATCGATACATTCTTGGAGAGCAATTGGGTTGGGGTCAATTTGGTGTTATTAGGTTGTGCTCGGATAAGTTGACGAGAGAAGTGTTGGCATGCAAATCGATATCTAAAGATAGATTGGTAACCTCTGATGATGCACGGAGTGTCAAGCTCGAAATCGAAATAATGACTAGGTTATCTGGGCATCCAAATGTTGTAGATCTCAAGGCTGTTTATGAAGATGAAGACTATGTTCATTTGGTTATGGAGCTTTGTGCAGGAGGGGAGCTTTTCCACCGGTTAGAGAAGTATGGTCGTTTTTATGAGGCAGATGCTAGAGTTCTCTTTAGGCATTTAATGCAAGTGGTTCTATATTGTCATGAAATTGGGATTGTACATCGAGATTTAAAGCCAGAGAATATCCTCTTAGCTACAAAAGCCTCATCATCGCCAATTAAACTAGCAGATTTTGGTCTTGCAACATATATCGAGCCTG GGAAGTGTTTACATGGGACGGTTGGCAGTCCATTTTACATAGCGCCCGAAGTTTTGGTTGGGGGATATAATCAGGCTGCTGATATTTGGAGTGCTGGGGTGATTCTATACATACTTCTTAGCGGGACACCACCATTTTGGGGTAAGACTAAGTCAAGGATATTTGATGCTGTGAGGGCAGCTGATTTGCAATTCCCGTCAGATCCTTGGGATCGGATTTCTGATTCTGCAAAGAATTTAGTCAGGGGAATGCTCAATACGGATCCCTCTCAAAGGTTCACTGCACTGCAGGTTTTAG ATCATTTATGGATGAAGTACGATGAATCTTGCCATGAAGAATCAAGTGAGTTTGTATACCAAAGTCATGGAGAGTTGGAGTTTCATAGTGGCTCATTTTCGTTGTCCAGGGATCAGGATATCAGCTTTGGTGCTGGATCTCCAATCATTTATGACGTTCAGTCACCCTCGTTAACATGCAGAACCTCGTTTTCTTCTTCCTTGGTAGAGCCATCTACAACTTGCTTTGCATTGGGTGTATTTTCTTTCCACGGTGGTAATTCTGAAACCTTAGAATTTTCTTCTGCTGTTCCATCAATGCCAAGCTTTGCATTCTTCAGTCCTAGCTCCATTGCAGAACAAGAGAACATTGCCCGGGTTGAGCTATTTGCAGGAG ATACAGGGTTGGATAAACTGCTTGTGCTACCGGATTCTTCACTTTCCTGTGGACCTGAGGCAAGAGAAAAGGAGACCAAGACAGCCGAATTCGGAAGGACAGGAGGAATGAACGGTTCCAAGTTATTGGCCTTCCACAGCAAGAGAAACCGCACCATCGGTCACGGTGAGCGAGAACAACTTGATTTTATCGTGTCTGAATCAGTTATCCGATGGGCATCATGCACAAATCTCCCAACTGCCACATCCCTTAGGTCATCTCTCGTGTGTTGA